A genome region from Gouania willdenowi chromosome 9, fGouWil2.1, whole genome shotgun sequence includes the following:
- the lrrtm4l2 gene encoding leucine-rich repeat transmembrane neuronal protein 4, with amino-acid sequence MGSVMMDWRFSCILVQAAVLLLLSTGERTCPDSCRCEGKIVYCESSIFHDIPENITTGCQGLSLRYNNLLVLLPYQFAHLNQLIWLYLDHNLINAVDVLAFHGVRRLKELILSSNKISVLQNRTFSAIPNLRNLDLSYNQLHLLYPGHFYGLRKLQNLHLRSNGLRQILIRTFLECRSLEFLDLGYNRLRSLTRTTFLGLFKLKELHLEHNQFSRINFFIFPRLTNLQALYLQWNRIRFISHGMPWTWQKLQKLDLSGNEIQILDPAVFQSMPGLQILNLESNKLSSVPVEAVKAWTSLNAISLAGNTWDCSPSICPLMEWLQTFKDPKDISMICSSPKSVQGERVMDVMRNHSTCGDMFNVVSSTIFIAMSSPQSISISTVPSVSEETDMDQTESTTEQIIISTPVLLSGIEGKTTESRTVSSTPFTLPISPAPFIPEQQFEHMAFHKIIAGSVALFLSVSLILLVIYVSWKRYPNTIRQLQQHSVNHKRRKKASKQEKDLNSQLQEYYLSYHSNSEAMDSLVNETRPCTCTISGSIECEV; translated from the exons ATGG GTTCAGTGATGATGGACTGGAGGTTTTCCTGTATTCTTGTGCAGGCAGCTGTTTTGCTGCTGCTCAGCACTGGGGAAAGGACGTGTCCTGACAGTTGTCGTTGTGAAGGAAAAATTGTTTATTGCGAGTCTAGCATCTTCCATGATATCCCAGAAAATATCACCACAGGGTGTCAGGGTCTGTCTCTGCGCTACAACAACCTGCTGGTTTTGCTGCCCTACCAGTTTGCACATCTCAATCAGCTCATCTGGCTTTACTTGGACCACAATTTAATCAATGCCGTAGATGTTCTGGCTTTCCATGGTGTGCGTAGGCTAAAGGAGCTAATACTCAGCTCCAATAAAATATCTGTCCTGCAAAACAGAACATTTAGCGCAATACCAAACCTAAGGAATTTGGACTTATCCTACAATCAGCTGCACTTGCTGTATCCAGGTCATTTTTATGGTCTGCGCAAGCTACAGAACCTTCACCTTCGATCCAATGGGCTGAGACAGATCCTAATTCGCACATTCTTGGAGTGCCGGAGCCTGGAGTTTCTTGATTTGGGTTATAACCGTCTCAGGAGCCTTACCCGCACTACATTTCTAGGGCTGTTCAAGTTGAAAGAGCTTCATTTGGAGCACAATCAATTTTCAAGgattaatttctttattttcccaCGCCTTACAAATCTACAGGCTCTTTATTTGCAGTGGAATCGAATTAGATTCATCAGTCATGGCATGCCATGGACCTGGCAGAAACTTCAAAAACTTGACCTCTCGGGAAATGAAATTCAGATCTTGGATCCAGCTGTTTTCCAGAGCATGCCAGGCCTACAGATACTGAATCTTGAATCAAACAAGCTGAGCAGTGTGCCAGTGGAAGCTGTGAAGGCATGGACCTCGTTGAACGCCATCAGCCTTGCTGGAAACACCTGGGACTGCAGCCCTAGCATCTGCCCCCTAATGGAGTGGCTACAGACTTTCAAAGACCCAAAAGATATCAGTATGATCTGCAGCAGTCCCAAGTCTGTGCAGGGGGAACGAGTCATGGATGTAATGAGGAACCACTCCACATGTGGGGATATGTTCAATGTGGTGTCTTCCACAATTTTCATTGCTATGAGTTCACCTCAAAGCATAAGTATCTCAACAGTCCCATCGGTATCTGAGGAAACAGACATGGATCAAACTGAGTCAACGACTGAACAGATTATAATCTCAACGCCTGTCCTTCTAAGTGGAATAGAAGGAAAGACAACAGAGTCCAGAACTGTTAGCTCCACACCTTTCACCCTGCCTATATCACCAGCACCATTCATTCCAGAGCAACAATTTGAACATATGGCCTTCCATAAAATCATTGCAGGCAGCGTAGccctttttctgtcagtgtcATTGATTCTTCTGGTTATTTATGTCTCGTGGAAGCGCTACCCCAACACTATAAGGCAGCTGCAGCAGCACTCAGTCAACCATAAACGAAGGAAAAAGGCCAGCAAGCAGGAGAAAGACCTTAACTCTCAGTTGCAAGAGTATTATCTGAGTTACCATTCAAACTCAGAGGCGATGGACTCCTTGGTGAACGAGACAAGACCATGCACATGCACTATATCAGGATCCATAGAATGCGAGGTCTGA